Proteins from a single region of Apium graveolens cultivar Ventura chromosome 7, ASM990537v1, whole genome shotgun sequence:
- the LOC141675069 gene encoding histone H4, producing MSGRGKGGKGLGKGGAKRHRKVLRDNIQGITKPAIRRLARRGGVKRISGLIYEETRGVLKIFLENVIRDAVTYTEHARRKTVTAMDVVYALKRQGRTLYGFGG from the coding sequence ATGTCTGGGCGTGGAAAGGGAGGCAAGGGATTGGGCAAAGGCGGAGCCAAGAGGCATCGAAAAGTCCTTCGAGACAACATCCAGGGCATTACCAAGCCTGCTATCCGAAGGCTTGCTAGAAGAGGCGGAGTTAAGAGAATTTCAGGTCTCATTTACGAAGAGACTCGCGGCGTGCTTAAGATATTTTTGGAAAATGTTATTCGTGATGCGGTCACTTATACCGAGCACGCTAGGAGGAAGACTGTCACTGCTATGGATGTTGTTTATGCGCTTAAGAGGCAGGGCAGGACTCTTTACGGCTTCGGTGGCTAG